The following is a genomic window from Amycolatopsis acidiphila.
CGATGCGCTCGCAGTACTGCTCGGCCTCGTCCATGTAGTGGGTGGTGACCAGCACGGTCATCCCGGTCTCGGCGCGGATCTGCTCGATGCGCTCCCACACGTTCCCGCGCGCGATCGGGTCGAGCCCGATGGTGGGTTCGTCGAGGATCAGCAGGCGTGGCGCGCTGACCAGAGCCTGTGCGAGCTCGAGGCGGCGGATCATGCCGCCGGAGTAGCCCGAGGCCTGGCGGTCCGCGTCGCCGGCGAGGCCGACCGCGTCGAGCGCGCCGTCGACCCGTTCCTTGCGCTGGCGGCGCGGGACGTCGAACAGCCGCGCGAACAGGGTGACGTTCTCCCGGCCGGTGAGCGTGCCGTCGGCCGAAAGTTGTTGCGGCACATAGCCGATCAGCCTGCGGACGGCCATCCGCTTCCGCCCGGCGTCGAGCCCGAACACCTCGACGCTGCCCTGGCTGACCGGCAGCAGCGTGGTGATCATGCGGATGGTCGTGGTCTTGCCGGCGCCGTTGGGGCCGAGCAGGCCGAACACCTGCCCGGTGGGGATCTCCAGGTCGACGCCGTCGACCGCGGCGGTCTCGCCGAACGAATGTCGTAGCGCGGTGCAGCGCACCGCGGGTGAGACGGTCATGCGTCCTCCTCGATGGCGGTCAGCAGGCGGCCGAGTGCCGGCAACGCCCCGGAGATGGCCGTGCGGTCCGCTTCGGACAGGGTGGCGAGCTTGCCCGCCACGAACTCGGTTCTCGTGCGCCGCCAGGTGGTGAGCCGGT
Proteins encoded in this region:
- a CDS encoding ABC transporter ATP-binding protein — translated: MTVSPAVRCTALRHSFGETAAVDGVDLEIPTGQVFGLLGPNGAGKTTTIRMITTLLPVSQGSVEVFGLDAGRKRMAVRRLIGYVPQQLSADGTLTGRENVTLFARLFDVPRRQRKERVDGALDAVGLAGDADRQASGYSGGMIRRLELAQALVSAPRLLILDEPTIGLDPIARGNVWERIEQIRAETGMTVLVTTHYMDEAEQYCERIALMHRGRIRALGTPAELEADLGPESTLDDVFRAVTGDQLDGGGIRDVRAARRTARRLG